The following proteins are encoded in a genomic region of Struthio camelus isolate bStrCam1 chromosome 3, bStrCam1.hap1, whole genome shotgun sequence:
- the LOC138066533 gene encoding T-cell activation Rho GTPase-activating protein-like — translation MGQAHCCGARGAPGPAPGTPGSPGDCGHVAPGARVGLVGGGASRRPAPLGAFVSRRSPQLLLSDRAQVTRHQRTRDRHLLLLADAIAIATFKWGSTFLLKHRVPLSELWVLCGEDEAACGRAEQEEEEEEVFGLKCANTLILVWPSDLCVVTFRQSPGAPEPRLTRLTSLRLLVKAVGFHGPRGSLSARTVEALISAEAGPTQDPLLVPAAPAEGLCRSPADGPRKRKRLIRWPFARRRTSANGDGPGQPEAGLKSPLFGQPLARLCGEEESLPQPVQDLLAILYREGPATEGVFRKAASERARRDLKEALDKGAAVELESQPVHLLAVVLKDFLRSIPCTLLSAALYEKWMLALDRPSREGKIEELKEVADQLPRANVLLLRPLLAVLRHISQSAETNRMHSSNLAICVGPNMLSPGTDSTLPLQVQLEMNNKVTLLVEFLIDNCTAIFGEDLAFPGSPTAEECPEQPGSSAAHRGAAQEDAPAHHSPEPEAGCHPPTSERQQPSGRSPTGSRTHATCLSAPPLLPPRKNDRHRMGRSSSEPALSFQERSEGSSRHQKRSRSADSVGVGQQQLCLEHEALEKEPAVSPAQVSSGAPPQTSSRHSLESCLPASHGRSLTCLGPAAIPSRCWRATRTL, via the exons ATGgggcaggcccactgctgcggcgcccggggcgctcctggccccgctcccggcacgcCGGGATCGCCCGGAGACTGCGGCCACGTGGCGCCTGGTGCCCGCGTCGGGCTCGTGGGCGGCGGAGCctcccggcgcccggcgccgctcggcgccttcgtgtcgcgcaggagcccccagctcctgctcagcgacCGTgcccaggtgacccggcaccagcgcacgcgggacaggcacctcctgctcttggcCGATGCCatcgccatcgccaccttcaa gtggggctccaccttcctgctcaagcaccgcgtgcctctcagcgagctctgggtgctgtgcggGGAGGACGAGGCGGCGTGCGGCcgggcagagcaggaggaggaggaggaggaggtttttggCCTGAAATGCGCCAACACCCTCATCCTCGTGTGGCCCAGCGACctgtgcgtggtcactttccg gcaaagccccggagccccggagccccggctcACCCGCCTGACCTCCCTTCGGCTCCTTGTGAAGGCCGTTGGCTTCCACGGGCCC cgGGGGTCGCTGAGCGCCCGGACCGTGGAGGCCTtgatttcggcggag gctggcccCACGCAGGACCCTCTCttggtcccagcagctcccgcagagGGACTTTGCCGCTCGCCTG CCGATGGGCCTCGGAAAAGGAAGAGGTTGATCCGCTGGCCGTTTGCTCGCAGGCGCACCTCGGCCAATGGGGACGGCCCAGGGCAGCCAGAGGCCGGCCTCAAGAgccctctctttgggcagcctctggcaaggCTTTGTGGCGAGgaggagagcctgccccagcccgtccag gatctcctggcgaTACTGTACAGGGAAGGACCGGCCACAGAGGGCGTATTCCGCAAAGCCGCCAGTGAGCGAGCCCGCAGGGACCTGAAGGAGGCCCTCGACAAAGGAGCGGCGGTGGAGTTGGAAAGCCAGCCGGTGCACCTCCTGGCGGTCGTCCTGAAG gacttcctccgcagcaTCCCCTGCACACTCCTGTCAGCGGCCCTGTATGAGaagtggatgctggctctggacaggccaagcagggaggggaaaattgAAGAACTCAAAGA ggtggctgaccaactgccgcGGGCAAACGTCCTCTTGCTCAGGCCTTTGCTTGCTGTGCTCCGCCACATCAGCCAGAGTGCCGAGACCAACAGGATGCACTCCAGCAACCTTGCCATCTGCGTTGGGCCCAACATGCTCAGCCCAGGCACGGACAGCACGCTGCCGCTGCAAGTGCAGCTGGAGATGAACAACAAG GtgacgctgctggtggagtttctcattgacaactgcacagcaatctttggaGAGGACCTGGCCTTTCCCGGCAGCCCCACTGCCGAGGAGTGCCCCGAGcagcctggcagctctgcag CACACCGCGGTGCTGCTCAGGAAGATGctcctgcccaccacagcccagaGCCTGAAGCTGGGTGCCACCCCCCAACCTCAGAGAGGCAGCAGCCCAGCGGCAGAAGCCCCACTGGGAGCAGGACACATGCAACGTGcctctctgcccctccactgctgcCTCCACGGAAAAATGATCGccacaggatgggcaggagctcctcagagccagccctgtccttccaggAGCGCTcggaaggcagcagcaggcaccagaaGCGGAGCAGAAGTGCAGACAGCGTTGGTGTTGGGCAGCAACAGCTGTGCTTGGAGCACGAGGCCCTGGAGAAAGAGCCTGCCGTGTCGCCTGCCCAAGTCTCCAGTGGCGCTCCACCCCAAACGTCCTCCAGGCACTCCctggagagctgccttcccgCTTCCCATGGCCGCTCGCTAACCtgcctgggacctgctgccattccctctCGCTGCTGGCGGGCCACGAGAACCCTCTGA